The following proteins are co-located in the Dyadobacter chenwenxiniae genome:
- a CDS encoding helix-turn-helix domain-containing protein, whose translation MENTKPYRIQSITEIHRLMGLEKPYHPLIGLIDLAGLKNDTGLDAVVFDLYVISMKRGCDKLFYGQQKYDFDEGLMAFMSPGQVLRGEENGVPHKLEGWMLFIHPDFLWNTTLAKKIKQYEYFGYTTNEALFLSDHEEALVNGIIANIKNEYKSNIDKFSQDVIIAQLELLLTYAQRFYERQFITRKITSSRTLERMEAVLTEYFNDDDLVSKGLPTVKHVAEKLNVSAKYLASLLKQLTGQTTQQHIHEKLVEKAKEKLSTTELTVSEVAYELGFEHSQSFNKLFKAKTKQSPLEFRQSFN comes from the coding sequence ATGGAAAATACGAAACCCTACCGGATACAATCCATTACGGAAATCCATCGCCTGATGGGCCTGGAAAAACCATACCATCCACTAATAGGCCTCATTGATTTGGCCGGACTAAAAAATGATACAGGGCTGGATGCAGTCGTATTTGACTTGTATGTCATCTCAATGAAAAGGGGATGTGACAAACTATTCTATGGACAGCAGAAATATGATTTCGACGAAGGATTGATGGCCTTCATGTCTCCCGGGCAGGTTTTGCGCGGTGAAGAGAATGGTGTGCCGCACAAGCTCGAAGGCTGGATGCTCTTTATCCATCCGGATTTTTTATGGAATACCACGCTTGCAAAAAAAATTAAGCAGTACGAGTATTTTGGATATACAACGAATGAGGCGTTATTCCTTTCAGACCACGAGGAAGCCCTGGTCAACGGCATTATTGCCAACATCAAAAACGAATACAAATCCAACATTGATAAATTCAGTCAGGATGTAATCATTGCGCAACTGGAACTGCTGCTTACCTATGCGCAACGTTTTTATGAACGCCAGTTCATTACCAGAAAAATAACCAGCAGCAGAACTTTGGAGCGAATGGAAGCGGTTTTGACCGAATATTTTAATGACGATGACCTGGTGTCAAAGGGATTACCAACGGTCAAACACGTTGCGGAGAAACTTAATGTTTCAGCTAAATACTTAGCCAGTTTGCTCAAGCAATTAACCGGCCAGACTACCCAGCAACATATCCACGAAAAGCTGGTAGAAAAGGCCAAGGAGAAATTATCCACGACAGAATTGACGGTGAGCGAAGTTGCCTATGAACTGGGCTTTGAACATTCGCAATCGTTCAATAAGCTCTTTAAGGCAAAGACAAAACAAAGCCCGCTGGAATTCAGGCAATCCTTTAACTGA